The Blautia hydrogenotrophica DSM 10507 genome window below encodes:
- the uvrA gene encoding excinuclease ABC subunit UvrA has translation MEAEKNRKEFIRIRGANENNLKHLSVDIPRNKLVVLTGLSGSGKSSLAFDTIYAEGQRRYMESLSSYARQFLGQMEKPDVESIEGLPPAISIDQKSTNRNPRSTVGTVTEIYDYFRLLYARIGIPHCPVCGKEIKKQTVDQMVDQIMALPERTRIQLLAPVVRGRKGTHAKLLAQAKKSGYVRVQIDGSLYELSEEIKLDKNIKHNIEIVVDRLVVKAGIEKRLTDSIENVLELAEGLLVVDKMDGTVMNFSQSFSCPDCGVSIDEIEPRSFSFNNPFGACPECLGLGYKMEFDPELMIPDRSLSISQGAIAVMGWQSCTDKGSFTRAILDALCEEYHFSLDTPFQDYPQEIQDVILYGTNGKVLKVRYKGQRGEGVYDVAFQGLIRNVEQRYRETGSETMKQEYESFMQITPCPKCKGQRLKKESLAVTVGEKNIFEVTSLTADHLKDFLNQLELSEQQKLIGNQILKEIKARVGFLCDVGLNYLTLSRATGTLSGGEAQRIRLATQIGSGLVGVAYILDEPSIGLHQRDNDKLLKTLMHLRDLGNSLIVVEHDEDTMRAADCVVDIGPGAGEHGGELVGIGTAEELMKNPASITGDYLSGKRQIPVPETRKTPVGWLTVKGASQNNLKNITAKFPLGVMTCVTGVSGSGKSSLVNEILYKCLAKKLNRARTIPGKHKEIIGTEQLDKVIDIDQSPIGRTPRSNPATYTGVFDQIRDLFASTADAKARGYKKGRFSFNVKGGRCEACSGDGILKIEMHFLPDVYVPCEVCHGKRYNRETLEVKYKGKSIYDVLDMTVEEALEFFEPIPSIRRKIQTLYDVGLSYIRLGQPSTTLSGGEAQRIKLATELSKRSTGKTIYILDEPTTGLHFEDVRKLIEILKRLAEGGNTVVVIEHNLDVIKTADYIIDIGPEGGDKGGKIIAQGTPEEIAQNPDSYTGQYVARYL, from the coding sequence ATGGAAGCAGAAAAAAACAGGAAGGAATTTATCAGGATACGGGGAGCGAACGAGAATAATTTAAAGCATCTGAGCGTAGACATCCCCAGAAATAAACTGGTGGTGCTTACAGGTTTAAGTGGCTCGGGAAAGTCTTCTCTGGCTTTTGACACGATATACGCGGAAGGGCAGCGAAGGTACATGGAATCGCTGTCTTCCTACGCGAGACAATTTTTGGGACAGATGGAAAAACCAGATGTGGAGAGTATTGAAGGACTGCCGCCAGCGATTTCCATTGACCAGAAATCCACCAACAGGAATCCCAGGTCTACGGTGGGAACTGTCACGGAGATCTATGATTATTTTCGTCTGCTCTATGCGAGGATTGGAATCCCCCACTGTCCCGTCTGCGGAAAAGAGATCAAGAAGCAGACCGTAGATCAGATGGTGGATCAGATTATGGCTTTGCCGGAGCGTACGAGGATACAGCTGCTGGCACCCGTAGTGCGCGGACGCAAGGGAACACACGCAAAGCTGCTGGCGCAGGCGAAAAAGAGCGGATATGTGAGAGTGCAGATAGATGGCAGTCTGTATGAACTCTCAGAAGAAATCAAACTGGACAAAAATATTAAGCACAATATTGAGATCGTGGTGGACCGCCTTGTGGTGAAAGCGGGAATTGAAAAAAGGCTGACAGACTCCATTGAGAATGTCCTGGAGCTGGCCGAAGGGTTGTTGGTCGTGGACAAAATGGATGGAACTGTGATGAATTTCAGCCAGAGCTTTTCGTGTCCGGACTGTGGGGTGAGCATTGATGAGATCGAACCGCGGAGTTTTTCCTTCAACAATCCTTTTGGAGCCTGCCCGGAATGCTTGGGACTGGGATATAAGATGGAATTTGACCCGGAGCTTATGATACCGGATCGGAGTCTGAGTATTTCCCAGGGTGCCATTGCCGTGATGGGGTGGCAGTCTTGCACGGACAAGGGAAGCTTTACCCGCGCGATTTTGGATGCTCTGTGTGAAGAATACCATTTCAGCTTAGACACACCCTTCCAGGATTATCCCCAGGAAATTCAGGATGTGATTCTGTACGGTACCAATGGAAAAGTTTTGAAGGTACGTTACAAGGGCCAGAGGGGAGAAGGGGTCTATGATGTGGCCTTTCAGGGACTTATTCGAAATGTGGAACAGAGATACCGGGAGACAGGCTCAGAGACCATGAAGCAGGAATATGAGAGTTTCATGCAGATCACACCCTGTCCAAAGTGTAAAGGCCAGAGATTGAAGAAAGAATCTTTGGCGGTAACAGTAGGAGAGAAGAACATTTTTGAGGTTACTTCTCTGACGGCAGATCACCTGAAAGATTTCTTGAATCAGCTAGAGCTTTCTGAGCAGCAAAAACTGATCGGAAATCAGATTCTTAAAGAGATCAAAGCGCGTGTCGGTTTTCTGTGTGATGTGGGACTGAATTATCTCACGCTGTCGAGGGCTACGGGAACGCTTTCCGGTGGGGAGGCCCAGAGAATTCGACTTGCGACGCAGATAGGATCCGGGCTAGTCGGGGTAGCTTATATCTTGGATGAGCCTAGTATTGGTCTTCATCAGCGGGATAATGACAAACTGCTGAAGACGTTGATGCATTTGAGGGATTTGGGCAATTCTCTGATTGTGGTAGAGCACGACGAGGATACCATGAGAGCAGCCGACTGTGTAGTAGATATTGGACCTGGGGCAGGAGAACACGGAGGCGAGCTGGTGGGAATCGGTACAGCGGAGGAACTGATGAAAAACCCGGCCTCCATCACAGGGGATTATCTGAGCGGAAAAAGACAGATTCCTGTTCCAGAGACGAGAAAAACACCTGTGGGCTGGCTGACAGTCAAGGGAGCTTCCCAGAATAACCTGAAAAATATCACTGCGAAATTTCCGTTGGGAGTGATGACCTGTGTCACGGGTGTATCAGGTTCAGGCAAGAGTTCTCTGGTCAATGAAATTCTGTATAAGTGCCTAGCGAAAAAACTGAACCGGGCACGGACGATTCCAGGAAAACACAAAGAGATTATAGGCACAGAGCAGTTGGACAAGGTCATTGATATTGACCAATCTCCCATTGGACGTACGCCCAGATCGAACCCAGCCACTTACACAGGTGTGTTTGACCAGATACGAGATCTCTTCGCCTCCACGGCGGATGCGAAAGCGCGGGGATATAAGAAGGGCAGGTTCAGCTTTAATGTAAAAGGCGGAAGGTGCGAGGCATGCAGCGGAGATGGAATTTTGAAAATCGAAATGCACTTTTTGCCGGATGTGTACGTGCCTTGTGAAGTCTGTCATGGGAAGCGGTACAACCGGGAAACTCTGGAAGTTAAATATAAGGGAAAGAGTATTTATGATGTGCTGGATATGACCGTGGAGGAGGCTCTTGAATTTTTTGAGCCGATTCCGTCTATCCGAAGGAAAATTCAGACTTTATATGATGTGGGATTGTCTTATATAAGACTGGGGCAGCCTTCGACTACTCTGTCCGGCGGAGAGGCACAGAGAATCAAGCTGGCCACGGAGCTGTCCAAGCGCAGTACCGGAAAGACCATCTACATTTTAGATGAACCTACGACGGGGCTGCACTTTGAAGACGTGAGAAAACTGATCGAAATTTTGAAGAGGCTGGCAGAAGGCGGAAATACGGTTGTAGTGATTGAACACAATCTGGATGTAATTAAGACGGCAGATTATATTATTGATATTGGACCGGAAGGCGGAGACAAAGGCGGGAAGATTATTGCCCAGGGGACGCCGGAGGAAATCGCTCAAAATCCTGACTCCTATACTGGCCAGTATGTAGCGAGATATTTGTGA
- the lepA gene encoding translation elongation factor 4 has translation MVTIDQSKIRNFCIIAHIDHGKSTLADRIIEMTGLLTDREMQAQVLDNMELERERGITIKAQTVRIVYKAKDGQEYIFNLIDTPGHVDFNYEVSRSLAACDGAILVVDAAQGIEAQTLANVYLALDHDLDVLPVINKIDLPSADPDRVINEIEDVIGIEAMDAPRISAKTGENVEQVLEQIVEKIPAPEGDPKAPLQALIFDSVYDAYKGVIVFCRIKEGSVRKGTTIRMMATEAEEEVVEVGYFGAGQFIPCDELSAGMVGYITASIKNVRDTRVGDTITDRNNPCAEPLPGYKKVNPMVYCGMYPADGAKYQDLRDALEKLQLNDASLQYEPETSVALGFGFRCGFLGLLHLEIIQERLEREYNLDLVTTAPGVIYKVYKTNGEMLELTNPSNLPDPSEIEYMEEPMVDAEIMVTTEFIGAIMDLCQERRGQYQGMEYMEETRALLKYKLPLNEIIYDFFDALKSRSRGYASLDYELCGYERSELVKLDILVNKEEVDALSFIVHADTAYDRGRKMCEKLKEEIPRQLFEIPIQAAIGSKIIARETVKAMRKDVLAKCYGGDISRKKKLLEKQKEGKKRMRQVGNVEIPQKAFMSVLKLDDK, from the coding sequence TTGGTGACGATAGATCAGAGTAAAATAAGAAATTTTTGTATCATTGCACATATTGATCACGGAAAATCCACACTTGCAGACAGGATTATCGAGATGACAGGTCTGTTGACAGACCGGGAGATGCAGGCTCAGGTGCTGGACAATATGGAATTGGAGCGGGAGAGAGGCATTACGATCAAGGCACAGACAGTGCGAATTGTGTATAAGGCAAAAGATGGACAGGAATATATTTTTAACTTGATTGACACCCCAGGACACGTGGACTTTAACTACGAAGTATCTAGAAGTCTGGCAGCCTGTGATGGGGCAATTCTTGTGGTGGACGCGGCCCAGGGAATCGAGGCGCAGACTCTGGCGAATGTCTACTTGGCCTTAGATCATGACTTGGATGTTTTGCCAGTGATAAACAAGATTGATCTTCCAAGCGCGGACCCTGACCGGGTAATCAATGAGATTGAAGATGTGATCGGCATTGAGGCTATGGACGCTCCCCGTATTTCCGCCAAAACCGGGGAAAACGTAGAACAGGTGTTGGAGCAGATTGTGGAGAAGATTCCAGCTCCTGAGGGAGATCCAAAGGCTCCGCTGCAAGCCTTAATTTTTGACTCCGTGTATGATGCGTACAAAGGAGTGATTGTATTTTGCCGGATTAAGGAGGGGAGCGTCCGAAAGGGTACAACCATCCGCATGATGGCAACCGAAGCTGAAGAAGAAGTTGTAGAGGTAGGATATTTCGGTGCAGGACAGTTTATTCCCTGTGATGAGCTGAGCGCGGGTATGGTTGGCTATATTACCGCCAGCATTAAAAATGTGAGAGATACCCGAGTGGGGGATACGATTACTGACCGGAATAATCCCTGTGCCGAGCCGCTTCCAGGCTATAAGAAAGTCAATCCTATGGTGTACTGTGGAATGTACCCGGCAGACGGTGCAAAGTATCAGGACTTAAGAGATGCGCTGGAAAAGTTGCAGTTGAATGATGCCTCGTTGCAGTATGAGCCGGAGACTTCGGTCGCGTTGGGATTTGGTTTTCGCTGCGGATTCTTAGGATTGCTGCATTTGGAAATTATTCAGGAACGGCTTGAAAGAGAGTATAATCTGGATTTGGTAACGACAGCGCCGGGAGTTATCTATAAAGTCTACAAGACCAACGGGGAGATGCTGGAATTGACCAACCCGTCAAATCTCCCGGACCCTTCGGAGATTGAGTACATGGAAGAACCGATGGTCGACGCGGAGATTATGGTGACGACAGAATTCATCGGCGCGATTATGGATTTGTGCCAGGAACGCCGAGGACAGTATCAGGGGATGGAGTACATGGAAGAGACGCGGGCGCTGCTGAAATATAAACTTCCATTGAATGAAATTATCTATGATTTTTTTGATGCCCTGAAATCCAGGTCACGGGGATATGCTTCCTTGGACTATGAACTGTGTGGTTACGAACGCAGTGAATTGGTGAAACTGGATATTCTTGTAAACAAAGAGGAGGTAGACGCTCTTTCATTTATCGTCCATGCGGACACGGCTTATGACAGGGGAAGAAAAATGTGTGAAAAGTTAAAAGAGGAGATTCCCCGCCAGCTGTTCGAGATACCGATTCAGGCGGCAATCGGTAGTAAGATTATCGCCAGGGAGACGGTAAAAGCCATGAGAAAAGACGTATTGGCAAAGTGTTACGGTGGCGATATCAGTCGTAAGAAGAAGCTGTTAGAGAAGCAGAAGGAAGGCAAGAAGCGAATGCGCCAGGTGGGAAATGTGGAGATTCCCCAAAAAGCATTTATGAGTGTATTGAAGTTAGATGATAAATAG
- a CDS encoding rod shape-determining protein: MPAIDIGIDLGTTSSLVYSTGKGIVLKEPSIVAYDKDTEKIKAIGEEARQMIGRAGGNIEAIRPIRQGEITDYLVLEKMLKYFISKAMGRRAFRKPRISISVPSQATEVERRAMEEATYQAGARAVYLIEEPIAAAIGSGIDILKPFGNMVVDIGGGTTDVAIISLGDVVEFNSIKVAGDSFDQSIMRYVRKAHNLFIGEQTAESIKIKIGTACERPGGNTMEVKGRNVVTGLPKVATLTSEEIRVALKEDTAQIVEMVHGVLEKTPPELAADIVDRGIVLTGGGALLNGMEELLEQRTGINTMIAENPMLVAAEGTGKYAEFAARME; this comes from the coding sequence ATGCCTGCAATTGATATCGGCATTGATCTGGGAACGACCAGTTCATTGGTTTATTCCACAGGAAAAGGAATTGTATTAAAAGAGCCCTCTATCGTGGCATACGATAAAGATACCGAGAAGATCAAGGCGATTGGAGAGGAAGCACGCCAGATGATCGGGCGGGCAGGAGGTAACATTGAGGCTATCCGTCCGATTAGGCAGGGAGAGATCACGGATTATTTGGTCTTGGAGAAGATGCTGAAATACTTTATCTCCAAGGCTATGGGCAGAAGGGCTTTTCGAAAACCTAGAATCAGTATCAGCGTTCCCAGTCAGGCTACCGAGGTAGAGCGCAGGGCGATGGAGGAAGCTACTTATCAGGCAGGAGCCAGAGCGGTCTATCTGATTGAAGAACCGATTGCGGCAGCGATTGGTTCTGGAATTGATATCTTAAAGCCATTTGGAAATATGGTAGTGGATATTGGCGGAGGGACGACCGATGTGGCGATCATCTCCCTTGGAGATGTGGTGGAATTCAATTCGATTAAGGTGGCCGGGGATAGCTTTGACCAATCAATTATGAGATACGTCCGCAAGGCACATAATCTGTTTATCGGGGAGCAGACGGCGGAGAGTATTAAAATTAAGATTGGGACAGCCTGTGAGCGGCCTGGCGGGAATACTATGGAAGTGAAGGGCAGAAACGTGGTGACTGGGCTTCCCAAGGTGGCGACTTTGACTTCGGAGGAAATTCGTGTCGCTTTGAAAGAAGACACGGCACAGATTGTCGAGATGGTGCATGGTGTTCTGGAGAAGACACCGCCTGAGCTGGCAGCGGATATTGTAGATCGGGGGATTGTGCTGACAGGAGGCGGAGCCTTGTTGAATGGCATGGAGGAGCTGCTTGAGCAGAGGACCGGAATCAATACGATGATTGCTGAGAATCCAATGCTGGTAGCCGCAGAGGGAACTGGAAAATATGCGGAATTTGCAGCCCGCATGGAGTGA
- a CDS encoding putative DNA modification/repair radical SAM protein, which produces MEGRQEERNLAVRESMSLEEKLTILADAAKYDVACTSSGVNRRGEKGSLGNACAAGICHSFAADGRCISLLKILLSNECVYDCKYCLNRRSNDTPRATFTPEEICRLTIEFYKRNYIEGLFLSSGVVRTPDYTMEQMYRTLYLLRTQYRFRGYIHVKAIPGAAPELIEQTGYLADRMSVNLELPTAEGMKKLAPNKTHDRILRPIRQIQRGIGEYRLSLGKDPRMERHQINRHLSGTIFANGGMKITGPQSFQNPQRKRKRSFVPAGQSTQMIIGATQESDYQLLATTQALYQKFDLKRVFFSAYIPLNEDPLLPELGTAPPLLREHRLYQADWLLRYYGFQAEELLSPQRPNFNVLLDPKCDWALRHLETFPVEINRATYEELLKVPGIGVKSAMRIIKARQGSSLDFDGLKKIGVVLKRAKYFITCRGRMMYSIPIEEDFLTRQLTGEDARTNWEMGHPQSYRQLSLFEDMKLQMPPTVEDMKKSISGQI; this is translated from the coding sequence ATGGAAGGCAGACAAGAGGAACGAAATTTAGCTGTGAGAGAGTCCATGAGTCTGGAGGAGAAGCTGACTATTTTGGCAGACGCGGCGAAATATGACGTGGCCTGCACTTCCAGCGGAGTGAACAGAAGAGGGGAGAAAGGGAGTCTGGGAAATGCCTGTGCCGCTGGGATTTGCCACAGTTTTGCGGCGGACGGCCGGTGTATTTCTCTGTTGAAGATTCTGTTGAGCAATGAATGTGTCTATGACTGTAAGTACTGTCTGAACCGGCGTTCCAACGATACTCCGAGAGCGACTTTTACACCGGAGGAGATTTGCCGGCTTACCATAGAATTTTATAAGAGAAACTATATTGAGGGCTTGTTTTTAAGCTCAGGAGTGGTAAGAACACCTGACTATACAATGGAACAGATGTACCGGACACTCTATCTGCTGCGCACACAGTATCGGTTTCGGGGATATATCCATGTAAAGGCAATTCCAGGGGCAGCGCCAGAGTTGATCGAACAGACGGGATATCTGGCAGACCGTATGAGTGTAAATTTGGAATTACCTACAGCAGAGGGGATGAAAAAGCTGGCTCCGAATAAGACACACGATCGTATTCTCAGGCCGATACGGCAGATTCAGAGGGGAATTGGGGAATATCGGCTTTCTCTGGGAAAAGACCCCAGGATGGAACGGCATCAGATTAATCGGCATCTGTCCGGGACCATTTTTGCGAATGGAGGCATGAAAATCACGGGCCCGCAGAGCTTTCAGAATCCGCAGAGGAAAAGAAAAAGAAGCTTTGTACCAGCGGGACAGAGTACTCAGATGATTATCGGGGCAACTCAGGAGAGCGATTACCAGCTGCTTGCGACTACTCAGGCTTTGTATCAGAAATTTGATCTGAAGAGAGTTTTTTTCTCAGCCTATATACCTTTGAATGAGGACCCGCTTCTGCCGGAGCTGGGAACGGCTCCGCCGCTGCTGAGGGAGCACAGATTGTATCAGGCTGACTGGCTGTTGCGGTATTATGGCTTTCAGGCGGAGGAACTGCTGAGCCCCCAGAGGCCAAATTTCAATGTTTTGCTGGACCCAAAGTGTGATTGGGCACTTCGCCATCTGGAGACTTTTCCAGTGGAGATCAATCGGGCTACCTACGAGGAACTTCTCAAAGTGCCGGGGATTGGAGTCAAATCGGCCATGAGAATCATCAAGGCCAGACAGGGAAGCAGCTTAGATTTTGACGGCCTGAAGAAGATTGGAGTCGTGCTAAAACGGGCAAAATACTTTATAACCTGTCGGGGCAGAATGATGTACTCCATTCCGATCGAAGAAGATTTTTTGACTAGACAGCTGACAGGGGAGGATGCCAGGACGAACTGGGAGATGGGACACCCACAGTCGTACCGGCAGTTGTCTCTGTTTGAGGATATGAAATTGCAAATGCCGCCTACTGTGGAAGATATGAAAAAATCCATATCTGGCCAGATTTGA
- a CDS encoding TIGR03915 family putative DNA repair protein → MEVFTCEDSFEGMMTCVYEAWASRAGHSNVRLMLEPVEELELFCSYHHVERDSEKARKVVSSIRRKISEQAFRMVYGASLSCQREKLDAIYRFLILGFHVGAEAVDLLGNEWVNRVFQLDRKVKNEAHYFREFTRFSSVEGREILWAKIQPKSEILTLLAPNFSDRMPSEAWIIVDEGRMTAAVHPPDEEFYLTKITGEELNAMERSCEVSDPYVGLWKSFFHAIGIEQRRNPKCQRTMMPLWYRRNMTEFREENSGGVRAKGNG, encoded by the coding sequence ATGGAAGTATTTACATGTGAAGACAGCTTTGAGGGGATGATGACCTGTGTGTATGAGGCATGGGCGTCCCGGGCAGGGCATTCTAATGTGAGGCTGATGCTGGAGCCAGTGGAGGAATTGGAATTGTTCTGTAGTTATCACCACGTGGAACGTGATTCAGAAAAAGCGCGGAAAGTGGTGAGCTCGATACGGCGTAAAATTTCGGAACAGGCGTTTCGGATGGTATATGGTGCATCTTTGTCCTGTCAGCGGGAAAAGTTGGATGCGATCTATCGTTTTTTGATTCTGGGTTTTCATGTTGGGGCAGAGGCGGTAGACCTTCTGGGAAATGAGTGGGTAAACCGGGTATTTCAGTTAGACCGCAAGGTAAAAAACGAGGCGCACTATTTTCGAGAGTTTACCAGGTTTTCCAGCGTGGAGGGCAGAGAGATACTGTGGGCCAAAATTCAGCCGAAGTCGGAGATTTTAACTCTTCTGGCGCCGAATTTTTCAGATCGGATGCCGTCGGAGGCATGGATCATCGTGGACGAGGGAAGGATGACGGCGGCGGTACATCCGCCGGATGAGGAGTTCTATCTCACGAAAATTACGGGGGAGGAATTGAATGCGATGGAGAGAAGCTGTGAGGTATCAGACCCCTATGTAGGGTTGTGGAAATCTTTCTTTCACGCGATAGGAATTGAACAGAGAAGGAACCCAAAATGTCAGAGAACTATGATGCCGCTGTGGTACCGCAGAAATATGACGGAATTTAGAGAGGAAAACTCCGGCGGTGTCCGTGCAAAGGGGAATGGTTGA
- the hemW gene encoding radical SAM family heme chaperone HemW: MAAMSSETPRIWQPLEIYVHLPFCVKKCDYCDFLSGPYSEDIRSAYVQAVLKEIRSLGRRERAENWKVRSIFFGGGTPSLMNGEEITQILDEIRRDFQFEPEAEISLEANPGTLTENKLKAYQSGGINRLSLGCQSAKDQELKRLGRIHTWEEFLKSYHMAREAGFQNINVDLMSGIPGQSVLDWEENLEAVLALTPEHISAYSLIVEEGTPFYERELNLPDEDSERRMYERTREILEEHGYHQYEISNYALRGKECLHNLGYWQRVSYLGVGLGAASLRKNVRYCNTSDLKEYLAHGADLDVLQKQREVLTQREEMEEFLFLGLRMIQGIREEEFLKNFGRPLEEAYGNVIEKHEKLGLLERLDGRLRLTRRGISLSNQVFVDFLS; encoded by the coding sequence ATGGCAGCGATGAGCAGTGAGACCCCGAGGATTTGGCAGCCGCTGGAAATCTATGTGCACCTGCCTTTCTGTGTAAAAAAGTGTGACTATTGTGATTTCCTCTCAGGACCTTACAGCGAGGACATAAGGAGTGCTTATGTGCAGGCGGTTCTAAAAGAGATCAGAAGTCTAGGAAGACGGGAGAGGGCAGAGAATTGGAAAGTCCGTTCTATTTTTTTCGGCGGAGGAACTCCGTCGCTGATGAATGGAGAGGAGATTACGCAGATACTAGACGAGATTCGGCGGGATTTTCAGTTTGAGCCGGAGGCGGAGATTTCTCTGGAAGCAAATCCAGGGACTTTGACGGAGAATAAGTTAAAAGCTTATCAAAGTGGTGGAATTAACCGTCTTAGCCTGGGCTGTCAGTCGGCTAAGGACCAGGAACTGAAGAGATTGGGGAGGATTCACACCTGGGAAGAATTCTTGAAATCTTACCATATGGCGAGAGAGGCAGGCTTTCAAAATATCAATGTGGATTTGATGTCTGGGATTCCGGGCCAGAGTGTTTTGGACTGGGAGGAAAACTTGGAGGCAGTTCTGGCACTTACTCCGGAACACATATCTGCTTATAGCCTGATAGTGGAGGAGGGGACTCCTTTTTATGAGAGAGAGTTGAATCTTCCGGATGAGGACAGCGAGCGGAGAATGTATGAGAGAACCAGAGAAATACTAGAGGAGCACGGGTACCATCAGTATGAGATTTCAAACTATGCGCTGAGGGGGAAGGAATGCCTTCATAATCTGGGGTACTGGCAGAGAGTTTCCTATCTGGGAGTTGGTCTAGGAGCAGCATCTCTCAGGAAAAATGTAAGATATTGCAATACCTCCGACTTGAAGGAGTATCTGGCCCACGGAGCAGATTTGGACGTACTCCAGAAACAGAGGGAAGTTTTGACTCAGAGAGAAGAGATGGAAGAATTTCTGTTTCTGGGCCTTCGGATGATTCAGGGAATTCGGGAAGAGGAATTCCTGAAGAATTTTGGCCGGCCTCTGGAAGAGGCTTATGGGAATGTAATTGAAAAGCATGAGAAGCTTGGACTCTTGGAGAGACTGGATGGGAGGTTGAGGCTTACCAGAAGGGGAATCAGCCTGAGTAATCAGGTATTTGTCGATTTTTTGAGTTAG